The Petrotoga sibirica DSM 13575 genome includes a region encoding these proteins:
- the murF gene encoding UDP-N-acetylmuramoyl-tripeptide--D-alanyl-D-alanine ligase, which translates to MLERLKYKGHNFQIDSRKVNEGDVFLCLKGEKTDGHLFINDALKNGASYVIVEKDVVDFPKEKIIKVNSVLEEMLISASTLINENAKLKIGITGSTGKTTTKECLYYLLLAYFKTFRNEMNLNTEIGIPLSILNNYNNEETVILEEGLRKKGDLEFLSRYFNLDVAIITNVGASHLEFLDSLETVAEEKMKITSNMDKGVLIINGDYSLLKELAPKHLNRLTFGTKDENDAVLKSFEYNENHTTTFYARILQEDLMVTLNHYWSEGQILDLLSGLLLLRFIDLPVDPYYLFNINIPQDRFQTIKRGNLLIVNDSYNASYESFKSAFNSIKKWNLSPKIIIMGEIKELGKYSEEYHIKVITEALNIFDRIYFYDPQENFTYLSNDKVTFFKELKKIDEIISNTTKGVIYIKGSNTTGINKYLKESDLIWKD; encoded by the coding sequence ATGTTGGAACGTTTAAAATATAAAGGCCACAATTTTCAAATTGACTCTCGAAAAGTGAATGAAGGTGACGTATTTTTATGTTTAAAAGGTGAGAAAACCGACGGACACCTATTTATAAACGACGCATTGAAAAACGGAGCGTCTTACGTAATTGTTGAAAAAGATGTTGTTGACTTTCCAAAAGAAAAAATAATCAAAGTCAACAGCGTCCTAGAAGAAATGCTCATCTCTGCCTCAACATTGATCAATGAAAACGCCAAATTAAAGATTGGAATAACCGGATCCACTGGAAAAACCACCACGAAAGAATGCTTGTATTATTTGTTGTTAGCTTATTTCAAAACTTTTAGAAACGAGATGAATTTGAATACGGAAATAGGAATACCCTTATCGATTTTGAACAACTATAACAACGAAGAAACCGTCATACTAGAAGAAGGTCTTAGAAAAAAGGGAGACCTTGAATTTTTATCAAGATATTTTAATTTAGATGTTGCCATTATCACGAACGTAGGGGCTTCACATTTGGAATTTCTAGACTCTTTAGAAACGGTAGCTGAAGAAAAAATGAAAATAACAAGCAACATGGATAAAGGAGTTTTAATAATCAATGGAGACTACTCATTATTAAAAGAATTGGCACCGAAACATCTGAACCGACTAACCTTTGGAACAAAAGATGAAAACGATGCCGTTTTAAAAAGCTTCGAGTACAATGAAAACCACACAACGACCTTTTACGCTAGAATTCTACAGGAAGATTTGATGGTAACGCTGAACCATTATTGGAGTGAAGGTCAGATATTAGACTTACTCTCAGGATTGCTGCTTTTGAGATTCATCGATTTACCAGTTGATCCATACTATTTATTTAACATCAACATCCCTCAAGATCGTTTTCAAACCATAAAACGTGGGAATCTTTTAATAGTAAACGACTCTTACAACGCATCCTACGAATCTTTTAAAAGTGCTTTTAACAGCATAAAAAAGTGGAATCTTTCTCCTAAAATTATCATAATGGGAGAAATAAAAGAATTAGGAAAATACAGCGAAGAATACCACATCAAAGTTATAACAGAAGCCTTAAATATTTTTGATCGGATTTATTTCTACGATCCTCAAGAAAATTTCACCTATCTATCAAATGATAAAGTTACCTTCTTTAAAGAGCTAAAAAAAATTGATGAAATAATATCAAACACCACCAAAGGAGTGATCTATATAAAAGGATCTAACACTACTGGAATAAACAAATATCTAAAGGAAAGTGACTTAATTTGGAAAGATTGA
- a CDS encoding UDP-N-acetylmuramoyl-L-alanyl-D-glutamate--2,6-diaminopimelate ligase translates to MKIPSKKIIQFLNGNIKKHVITNEILNIADIKDNSENVEKDDIFIAFKGSRFDGHDYIISAFNKGASLIIAQDEEKIPNIDSLQYIIVEDIKKAAADLTHKLYDISLDDFKILGVTGTNGKSTTVSLVHHILQKLDKNSTLISTVGIKINDELIDEPYNTTPSILELAKILKKSKENNIEFINIEVSSHAIDQRRIQGFKYDIISYTNITRDHLDYHKDFEEYKNIKLSLMNYLKDEGTIIINLDRLNKEDFLKSGKEIITYGFDKNADFVIDNYEQTLQQMKFTITTKENKSFEIRSPMIGKFNVYNITNAFVIATLFGLAPEEIIYSIFTFKGVPGRFQIVPGSKSLGFFAVIDFAHTPDALNEVLKTASSITEGRIITVFGAGGNADKGKRKLMGQVVSEHSDVIVLTNDDPKDEDPDQIIEDVSKGIDQDKHFIVIPDRETAIDTALRFANKGDIVIIAGRGHEKYQLFANGKKVKFNDYEVTKKLIDKIKRSSGR, encoded by the coding sequence ATGAAAATCCCTTCAAAAAAAATAATACAATTTTTAAACGGTAATATAAAAAAGCATGTAATAACAAACGAGATATTGAACATAGCAGATATCAAAGACAACAGCGAAAATGTTGAAAAAGACGATATTTTCATCGCCTTCAAAGGTTCCCGTTTCGATGGCCATGATTATATCATTTCTGCATTTAATAAAGGTGCTTCTTTAATAATCGCTCAAGACGAAGAAAAGATCCCAAATATCGATTCTCTCCAGTATATAATTGTAGAGGATATTAAAAAGGCCGCTGCAGACTTAACTCACAAATTATACGACATCTCGCTAGATGATTTTAAAATACTGGGAGTAACAGGCACCAATGGCAAATCTACAACGGTATCGTTAGTTCATCACATCTTACAAAAACTAGATAAAAATTCCACTCTAATAAGTACCGTAGGGATTAAAATAAACGACGAATTAATTGACGAACCTTACAACACTACTCCTAGTATCTTAGAGCTGGCAAAAATATTAAAAAAAAGCAAAGAAAATAATATTGAATTTATAAACATTGAAGTATCCTCTCATGCGATAGATCAAAGAAGAATCCAAGGTTTTAAATACGATATCATATCTTACACAAACATAACAAGGGACCATCTGGACTATCATAAAGATTTTGAAGAATACAAAAATATAAAATTGTCCCTGATGAACTATTTAAAAGATGAAGGAACAATAATAATAAACCTGGACAGGTTGAACAAAGAGGACTTCTTAAAAAGTGGGAAAGAAATTATAACCTACGGATTCGATAAAAATGCAGACTTTGTGATAGATAACTACGAACAAACACTTCAACAAATGAAATTCACTATAACAACAAAGGAAAACAAAAGTTTTGAAATACGCTCCCCCATGATAGGGAAGTTCAACGTTTACAATATAACAAACGCTTTTGTAATAGCAACCCTCTTCGGATTGGCTCCTGAGGAAATCATCTATTCCATTTTCACATTTAAAGGAGTTCCTGGAAGGTTCCAAATTGTTCCAGGCAGCAAATCGCTAGGTTTCTTTGCAGTTATCGATTTTGCACACACCCCCGATGCACTCAACGAAGTATTAAAAACCGCTTCATCAATAACTGAAGGTAGGATAATCACAGTATTTGGGGCTGGAGGAAACGCAGACAAGGGGAAACGAAAGTTAATGGGACAAGTTGTAAGTGAACATTCGGACGTTATAGTTCTCACCAACGATGATCCAAAAGATGAAGACCCTGACCAAATAATAGAAGACGTATCAAAAGGTATAGACCAAGATAAACATTTCATCGTTATACCCGATAGAGAAACCGCCATAGATACAGCCCTAAGATTTGCCAACAAAGGGGACATAGTAATCATAGCGGGAAGAGGCCATGAAAAATATCAACTCTTCGCCAATGGAAAAAAGGTTAAGTTCAACGATTACGAAGTAACAAAAAAACTAATTGACAAAATCAAAAGGAGTTCGGGAAGGTAA
- the mraY gene encoding phospho-N-acetylmuramoyl-pentapeptide-transferase has translation MERLIFYITLITFIFLLFLYPIFIKWLKKRQFGQYIRKEGPDLHNYKQGTPTMGGILFILAIFFLSLLTYFIQKEDLFLIIGVASLLFGFIGFLDDYLSIKKKDSTGLTAIQKLLLQFLFSIVIVYLISIFNNHSTLKIPFTTKSLDLKFFYPLWGIIYLTGMSNATNLTDGIDGLSGGIYVISALFTALIAGINFNHIPLLILPVIAYLFYNIKPAKIFMGDTGSLALGGILGSLALYYSLELFTILTCFIFITEMFSVIIQVGSFKLRKKRVFLMTPIHHHFELKKWSEERIVLIFWTINFLTGIVALGGVW, from the coding sequence TTGGAAAGATTGATATTTTATATCACATTAATAACTTTTATTTTCTTACTTTTTCTCTACCCCATATTTATAAAATGGCTAAAAAAGAGGCAATTTGGGCAGTATATCAGAAAAGAAGGACCAGACCTTCATAATTACAAGCAAGGAACCCCAACAATGGGGGGAATTTTATTCATTCTTGCTATTTTTTTTCTAAGTTTACTCACCTACTTCATTCAAAAAGAAGATTTATTTCTGATAATTGGAGTTGCCTCTTTACTCTTTGGATTTATAGGATTTCTGGATGACTATCTAAGTATAAAAAAGAAAGATTCAACAGGATTAACAGCCATACAAAAATTGTTACTCCAATTCCTATTCTCAATCGTTATAGTATATCTAATATCAATATTTAACAACCATTCAACATTGAAAATACCATTCACAACTAAAAGCTTAGACCTAAAATTTTTCTATCCTTTATGGGGGATAATATACCTAACAGGTATGTCCAATGCAACAAATTTAACCGACGGGATAGACGGACTCTCTGGAGGTATTTATGTAATATCAGCACTATTCACAGCACTGATTGCGGGTATTAATTTTAATCACATTCCCTTATTGATTTTGCCTGTAATAGCGTATCTCTTCTACAATATAAAACCAGCAAAAATATTCATGGGAGATACTGGATCTTTAGCATTAGGTGGGATATTAGGTTCTTTAGCATTATATTATTCCCTTGAACTTTTCACCATTTTAACCTGTTTTATATTTATTACAGAGATGTTTAGCGTTATAATACAAGTGGGAAGTTTCAAACTACGAAAAAAAAGAGTCTTTTTAATGACACCAATTCATCATCATTTTGAACTAAAAAAATGGAGTGAAGAACGGATTGTACTAATATTCTGGACTATAAACTTCTTAACTGGAATAGTCGCACTAGGAGGAGTATGGTGA
- a CDS encoding HTH domain-containing protein, with amino-acid sequence MSKVLQDRQKEILKTIVELYIKNEKPVSSDEVLENSNIKASSATIRNDMQKLQKLGYIYQQHSSGGRIPTDPALKIYFQMIKDAYNQEDTHLEIPKKYKFYDLNLMFQSLSELLANALEGLVIFEYPNPKYVYITRVTVTPLMETNNVITILTNLGLAVSRTVEIYGLPPSAELENILNNGLVGKSFHSLFMFLSAPKFETEDLRVTNFIEILGNLTSEFNRKKYIVSGLEKVISKSIPDLETIETLASMVENDTIKEGIFKLLDFTDDIEILFGEDLNSKALKKMVFFYTTYKLNADPLGRVLFITQKYCNYEKIYFFLREYISRFSEIISKNL; translated from the coding sequence ATGTCTAAGGTGCTACAAGATAGACAAAAAGAAATTCTAAAAACCATTGTTGAATTATACATAAAAAACGAAAAACCGGTCAGCTCAGATGAGGTTTTAGAAAATTCGAATATAAAAGCTAGTAGTGCTACTATCAGGAACGATATGCAAAAACTCCAAAAATTAGGATACATTTATCAACAACACTCTAGCGGTGGAAGAATTCCTACTGATCCCGCTTTAAAGATCTATTTTCAAATGATAAAAGACGCCTACAACCAAGAGGATACGCACCTTGAAATCCCAAAAAAATACAAGTTTTATGATTTGAATCTTATGTTTCAAAGTTTGAGTGAATTGCTAGCAAATGCCTTGGAGGGTTTGGTCATCTTTGAGTATCCTAATCCAAAGTATGTTTATATTACAAGGGTAACAGTTACCCCCTTGATGGAGACAAATAACGTCATTACTATTTTAACAAATTTAGGCCTTGCTGTATCCAGGACGGTTGAAATATATGGTCTGCCGCCTTCAGCGGAATTGGAAAATATTCTTAATAACGGTCTTGTTGGCAAATCTTTTCATTCACTTTTCATGTTTCTTTCAGCTCCAAAGTTTGAAACGGAGGATCTAAGGGTTACTAATTTCATAGAGATTTTAGGAAATCTAACATCTGAGTTCAACAGAAAAAAATACATTGTAAGTGGTCTTGAAAAAGTCATCTCTAAATCTATTCCAGACTTAGAAACTATCGAAACGTTGGCTTCTATGGTTGAAAATGATACAATCAAAGAAGGCATATTTAAACTTTTAGATTTCACCGATGATATAGAAATATTATTTGGTGAAGATTTAAACTCTAAAGCGTTAAAAAAGATGGTATTTTTCTATACTACTTACAAATTAAATGCTGACCCCCTTGGGAGGGTACTTTTTATAACTCAAAAATACTGTAATTATGAAAAAATCTACTTTTTTTTGAGAGAGTATATTTCTAGATTCTCAGAGATTATATCAAAAAATTTGTGA